One Ochotona princeps isolate mOchPri1 chromosome 29, mOchPri1.hap1, whole genome shotgun sequence genomic region harbors:
- the LOC101535493 gene encoding hydroxycarboxylic acid receptor 2, which produces MKQHRPQEHFLVIGGKNCCVFRDEFIANVLPPVLGLEFVFGLLGNGLALWIFCFHLKSWKSSRIFLFNLAVADFLLIICLPFLTDNYMRKWDWKFGDVPCRLMLFMLAMNRQGSIIFLTVVAVDRYFRVVHPHHALNKISNQTAAVISCLLWGVTIGLTVHLLNKKMLTPNGAANLCSSFSICEAFRWHDAMFLLEFFLPLAIILFCSFRIVWSLRQRQMDRHAKIRRAINFVLVVAVVFVICFLPSVAVRMRIFWLLHTSGTRDCGVYRSVDLAFFITLSFTYMNSMLDPLVYYFSSPSFPNFFSMLLNRCLRRRAPPGEPDNNRSTSVELTGDPSSLRSPDALMAEPNCPWSPSHLAPSPR; this is translated from the coding sequence ATGAAGCAGCACCGTCCGCAGGAGCATTTTCTGGTGATCGGAGGCAAGAATTGCTGCGTGTTCCGAGATGAGTTCATCGCCAACGTGCTGCCACCCGTGCTGGGGCTGGAGTTCGTGTTCGGGCTCCTGGGCAATGGCCTCGCCTTGTGGATTTTCTGCTTTCATCTCAAGTCCTGGAAATCCAGCCGGATTTTCCTGTTCAACTTGGCCGTGGCCGACTTTCTGCTCATCATCTGCTTGCCCTTCCTGACGGACAACTACATGAGGAAGTGGGACTGGAAGTTCGGGGATGTCCCCTGTCGGCTGATGCTCTTCATGCTGGCCATGAACCGTCAAGGCAGCATCATCTTCCTCACCGTGGTGGCCGTGGACAGGTACTTCCGGGTGGTTCACCCCCACCACGCTCTCAACAAGATCTCCAACCAGACGGCAGCCGTCATTTCGTGCCTCCTGTGGGGCGTCACCATCGGCCTGACCGTCCACCTCCTCAACAAGAAGATGCTGACCCCCAATGGCGCGGCCAACCTGTGCAGCAGCTTCAGCATCTGTGAGGCCTTCCGCTGGCACGACGCCATGTTCCTGCTGGAGTTCTTCCTGCCGCTCGCCATCATCCTCTTCTGCTCGTTCCGCATCGTCTGGAGCCTGCGGCAGAGGCAGATGGACCGGCACGCCAAGATCCGCAGGGCCATCAACTTCGTCCTGGTGGTGGCCGTGGTCTTCGTcatctgcttcctgcccagcGTGGCCGTGCGCATGCGCATCTTCTGGCTGCTGCACACCTCGGGGACGCGCGACTGTGGCGTGTACCGCTCCGTGGATCTGGCCTTCTTCATCACCCTCAGCTTCACCTACATGAACAGCATGCTGGACCCCTTGGTCTACTACTTCTCCAGCCCCTCGTTCCCCAACTTCTTCTCCATGCTTCTCAACCGCTGCCTCCGGAGGAGGGCTCCGCCCGGCGAACCAGACAACAACAGGAGTACCAGCGTGGAGCTCACGGGGGACCCGAGCTCCCTCCGGAGTCCAGACGCCCTGATGGCCGAGCCCAACTGCCCGTGGAGCCCCTCACACCTGGCCCCAAGCCCTCGCTAA